From the Maioricimonas rarisocia genome, one window contains:
- a CDS encoding NADH-quinone oxidoreductase subunit B family protein — MSPPVRQTLPAVRPKPTLAVFKFASCDGCQLSLLDCEDELLAIAGMIEIRYFLEASSHFEPGPYDVALVEGSITTPHDAQRIQDVRRQSGYLVTIGACATAGGVQALKNWADHEDFLRTVYARPEYISTLATSTPIAEHVAVDFELRGCPINRHQLVEVIAALVAGRQPRTPSHSVCLDCKRRGTVCIEVAQGIPCLGPVTQTGCGAICPAYDRGCYGCFGPAAQPNCESITRQYAATGTTGAQLIPLLRNFNAAAPEFRTAGDRVAAESSSGGGA; from the coding sequence GTGAGCCCTCCCGTTCGACAGACTCTGCCCGCCGTAAGACCGAAGCCGACGCTGGCAGTCTTCAAGTTCGCCTCGTGCGATGGCTGCCAGTTGTCGCTACTCGACTGCGAAGACGAACTGCTCGCGATCGCCGGCATGATCGAGATCCGCTACTTCCTCGAGGCCTCCAGCCATTTTGAACCAGGCCCGTACGACGTGGCTCTCGTGGAAGGATCGATCACGACGCCGCACGACGCACAACGGATTCAGGATGTTCGTCGGCAGTCCGGCTACCTGGTCACGATCGGCGCCTGCGCCACGGCAGGAGGCGTACAGGCACTGAAGAACTGGGCGGATCACGAGGACTTCCTGCGAACCGTTTACGCCCGGCCGGAGTACATTTCGACGCTCGCCACCTCGACGCCCATCGCAGAGCACGTGGCGGTCGACTTCGAACTGCGGGGCTGTCCGATCAACCGGCACCAGCTGGTTGAAGTCATCGCCGCTCTCGTCGCTGGTCGACAACCGCGCACGCCCTCGCACAGCGTCTGTCTCGACTGCAAGCGTCGCGGCACGGTCTGCATCGAGGTCGCCCAGGGGATTCCCTGCCTGGGCCCGGTCACGCAGACCGGCTGCGGAGCGATCTGCCCCGCATACGACCGCGGCTGTTACGGCTGCTTCGGCCCGGCCGCTCAGCCCAACTGCGAAAGCATCACCCGTCAGTACGCCGCCACGGGGACGACCGGCGCGCAGTTGATCCCGCTGCTCCGCAACTTCAACGCGGCCGCACCGGAATTCCGGACCGCCGGCGATCGTGTCGCGGCAGAATCTTCATCGGGGGGAGGGGCATGA
- a CDS encoding Ni/Fe hydrogenase subunit alpha, which translates to MSETRTIKVEALTRVEGEGGLHVTLDGDVIEDVKLSIYEPPRFFEAFLQGRPLTEVPDITARICGICPVAYQMSAVHALEQALGVTITPEIRRMRRLLYCGEWIESHALHMHLLHAPDFFGADSGIELASRFPDEVGRGLRLKKHGNELLEALGGRAIHPINVAVGGFYRAPRRDELQQLIPDFEWGLDAAIAATRWVATLDFPDFSRDYDMVALSHPDEYAMNEGQVASTTGLRIDVTGYEREFEEQHIAHSTALHSVRTHAGDDGRRDEESCYHVGPLARVALNFEHLSESARRVADEVSFDASVRNPFQAIIARGLELIHAYEEALDILRSYRPFRPSRMEYENRAGEGCAATEAPRGLIYHRYAVADDGTVTAATIIPPTSQNQRQIEEDLRDWLPHILGNDDGQIADDCERLIRSYDPCISCSTHFLKLTIDRRPQ; encoded by the coding sequence ATGAGCGAGACGCGCACGATCAAGGTGGAAGCCCTCACCCGCGTCGAGGGAGAGGGGGGACTGCACGTCACGCTCGATGGCGACGTCATCGAGGACGTCAAACTGTCGATCTACGAGCCGCCCCGGTTCTTCGAGGCGTTTCTGCAGGGTCGCCCTCTGACCGAAGTGCCCGACATCACCGCCCGCATCTGCGGCATCTGTCCGGTCGCCTACCAGATGAGTGCCGTTCATGCGCTCGAACAGGCTCTGGGGGTCACCATCACCCCCGAGATCCGTCGCATGCGGCGACTGCTGTACTGCGGTGAATGGATCGAGAGCCACGCGCTGCACATGCACCTGCTGCATGCTCCCGACTTTTTTGGTGCCGACAGTGGCATCGAACTGGCCTCACGGTTTCCCGATGAGGTCGGACGAGGGCTGCGGCTGAAGAAGCATGGCAACGAACTGCTCGAGGCTCTCGGCGGCCGGGCGATTCATCCCATCAATGTGGCGGTCGGGGGTTTCTATCGGGCCCCGCGCCGCGACGAACTGCAGCAGCTGATTCCCGACTTCGAGTGGGGACTCGACGCCGCGATCGCTGCGACGCGGTGGGTCGCGACACTCGACTTCCCTGACTTCAGCCGCGACTACGACATGGTCGCCCTGAGTCACCCGGACGAGTACGCGATGAACGAGGGGCAGGTCGCCTCCACGACGGGACTGCGGATCGACGTCACGGGCTACGAACGGGAGTTCGAAGAGCAGCACATCGCCCACAGCACGGCACTGCATTCGGTCCGCACGCACGCGGGCGACGATGGCCGTCGGGACGAGGAATCCTGCTACCACGTCGGCCCGCTCGCCCGGGTCGCGCTCAACTTCGAACACCTCTCCGAGTCCGCTCGCAGAGTCGCCGACGAAGTCAGCTTCGATGCCTCGGTGCGCAATCCGTTCCAGGCGATCATTGCCCGCGGACTCGAACTGATTCACGCCTACGAGGAAGCTCTCGATATCCTCCGCAGCTACCGCCCTTTCCGGCCGTCGCGCATGGAATACGAGAACCGGGCGGGGGAGGGGTGTGCCGCGACCGAGGCCCCCCGCGGACTGATCTACCATCGCTACGCGGTTGCCGACGACGGCACGGTCACAGCGGCCACGATCATCCCTCCCACTTCGCAGAACCAGCGGCAGATCGAAGAGGACCTGAGGGACTGGCTGCCGCACATTCTCGGCAACGACGACGGCCAGATCGCCGACGACTGCGAGCGGCTCATCCGCAGCTACGATCCCTGCATCAGTTGCTCGACGCACTTCCTGAAGCTGACGATCGACCGGAGGCCGCAATGA
- the hypB gene encoding hydrogenase nickel incorporation protein HypB, whose translation MTNSTKKVPVNQDIQSERKRLAAEQRDAFSSRGTFVVNLVSSPGAGKTSLLEATARHWGDSRRMAVLVGDLATERDADRLRPFVPVQQLTTGGACHLELSLVQQGLQRLPEDDYEFLFIENIGNLVCPASHDLAEHLRVAVLSTTEGDDKPGKYPKMFRTSQAIVVTKTDLLPYVPFSVDAAVADARQIQPTLEAFPVCALTGEGIDRWCRYLDEERARLFGPYLAPQKVEQR comes from the coding sequence ATGACAAACTCGACGAAAAAGGTCCCAGTCAACCAGGACATTCAGTCGGAGCGGAAGCGACTCGCGGCCGAACAGAGAGATGCGTTCTCGAGCCGCGGAACGTTCGTCGTCAACCTCGTCTCGTCTCCGGGAGCGGGCAAGACAAGCCTGCTCGAAGCGACGGCCAGGCACTGGGGAGACTCGCGCCGCATGGCCGTGCTGGTCGGCGATCTGGCCACCGAGCGCGATGCCGATCGACTGCGGCCGTTCGTCCCGGTCCAGCAACTGACGACCGGCGGCGCGTGCCATCTCGAACTGTCGCTCGTTCAGCAGGGCCTGCAGCGTCTGCCGGAGGACGACTACGAGTTCCTGTTTATCGAGAACATTGGAAACCTCGTCTGCCCCGCCTCGCACGACCTGGCCGAACATCTGCGGGTCGCGGTCCTCAGCACCACCGAAGGAGACGACAAGCCGGGCAAGTACCCGAAGATGTTCCGCACCAGCCAGGCGATCGTTGTGACCAAGACCGACCTTCTGCCGTATGTTCCGTTCTCGGTCGACGCGGCTGTGGCCGACGCACGACAGATTCAGCCGACACTGGAGGCATTCCCGGTCTGCGCCCTGACCGGCGAGGGAATCGACAGGTGGTGCCGGTATCTGGATGAGGAGCGGGCACGGCTCTTTGGACCATACCTTGCCCCGCAGAAAGTGGAGCAGCGATGA
- a CDS encoding hydrogenase maturation nickel metallochaperone HypA/HybF has translation MHEVSLVRSLLNQVERLCEAHGGTAVTDVEVEIGPLSGVEPLLAREAFALLVADFGWPAAELTIEEVPLMAICQSCGAEVTVESFRFECPGCGSRSLKVTRGDQFRLLNVTLETATPMEPAS, from the coding sequence ATGCACGAAGTCTCGCTCGTGCGGTCGCTGCTGAACCAGGTTGAGCGACTGTGTGAAGCACACGGCGGCACTGCCGTCACTGATGTTGAGGTCGAGATCGGGCCGCTGAGCGGCGTCGAACCACTCCTCGCCCGGGAGGCGTTCGCACTGCTGGTCGCCGACTTCGGCTGGCCCGCCGCCGAACTCACCATCGAAGAAGTCCCGCTCATGGCCATTTGCCAGAGCTGTGGAGCTGAGGTCACCGTGGAGTCGTTCCGATTCGAGTGCCCCGGTTGCGGCTCCCGATCGCTGAAGGTCACCCGGGGGGACCAGTTCCGGCTGCTCAACGTCACGCTCGAAACAGCAACCCCCATGGAACCGGCTTCATGA
- a CDS encoding HypC/HybG/HupF family hydrogenase formation chaperone: protein MCLGVPGQVVEWLDRDPVFGRASIEFEGVRRVCHMACVPHAEVGEYVVVHAGIAISLIDSAEAQRLLDELRTLGLDDELPSTGDENRLDTASGELSP, encoded by the coding sequence ATGTGTCTGGGTGTTCCGGGACAGGTTGTCGAATGGCTGGATCGTGACCCGGTCTTCGGTCGGGCATCGATCGAGTTCGAGGGCGTCCGCCGCGTGTGTCACATGGCGTGTGTTCCTCACGCAGAGGTGGGGGAATACGTCGTCGTGCATGCCGGCATCGCCATCAGCCTCATCGACTCCGCCGAAGCGCAGCGGCTGCTCGATGAACTGAGAACGCTCGGCCTCGACGACGAACTGCCGTCGACCGGCGACGAGAACCGTCTGGACACCGCTTCGGGAGAACTGTCGCCGTGA
- a CDS encoding hydrogenase maturation protease: MTDAAHTLFAGVGSPNGDDQIGWRVVELLQPRIEAIDGLAARKAVVPLDLLDWLEDVQTLHIVDACLSEAPTGSVDALVADRQESGRDTIDGLLSRLAQLGTSGSHDFGLAEALHLAARLDRLPERVVIHAVATRQFEPAAPMSDELIRLLPEITESLFRELTNARSLARAVAAEPG; encoded by the coding sequence ATGACCGATGCGGCTCACACCCTCTTCGCGGGCGTCGGCAGCCCCAATGGCGACGACCAGATCGGCTGGCGGGTCGTGGAACTGCTTCAGCCCCGCATTGAGGCCATCGATGGTCTCGCAGCACGCAAGGCCGTCGTCCCACTCGATCTGCTCGACTGGCTCGAGGACGTGCAGACGCTCCACATCGTCGATGCCTGCCTTTCCGAGGCGCCAACGGGTTCCGTCGACGCTCTGGTCGCAGACCGACAGGAGTCCGGCCGGGACACAATCGACGGTCTGCTTTCCCGGCTGGCACAACTCGGCACCAGCGGCAGCCACGATTTCGGTCTGGCAGAAGCACTTCATCTCGCGGCCCGCCTGGACCGTCTCCCCGAACGCGTGGTCATCCATGCGGTCGCAACCAGGCAGTTCGAACCGGCCGCACCCATGTCTGATGAGCTGATCCGCCTGTTGCCGGAGATCACCGAATCCTTGTTTCGGGAGCTGACGAATGCACGAAGTCTCGCTCGTGCGGTCGCTGCTGAACCAGGTTGA
- a CDS encoding FAD/NAD(P)-binding protein produces MSMATVACDPQNPWQSRIARIERITPETPGVATYDLVLDAPPEAGQFTFRPGQFNMLYLPGVGEVAISISGSPANRASIPHTIREAGNVTRALAGMREGASIGVRGPFGSCWPVVESAGKDVLLVAGGIGLAPLRPVIYDLLDRRDDFGQLTLLYGTRSPDSLLYAAEYREWQDRGLNVRVTVDRSDTNWKGNVGVVTVLLDRLPLPRPDATVVMTCGPEVMMWYAIQSALQRGISHESMYVSLERNMNCAIGLCGHCQLGPEFLCKDGPVFRYDRVASILKVDDL; encoded by the coding sequence ATGAGCATGGCCACCGTCGCATGCGACCCGCAGAATCCGTGGCAGTCGAGAATCGCCAGAATTGAGCGCATCACCCCCGAAACGCCCGGTGTGGCGACGTACGATCTCGTTCTCGATGCGCCCCCCGAGGCGGGCCAGTTCACGTTCCGCCCCGGGCAGTTCAACATGCTCTATCTGCCAGGCGTCGGAGAGGTCGCGATCTCGATCAGCGGCAGTCCCGCAAACCGTGCGTCGATCCCCCACACCATCCGCGAAGCCGGTAACGTCACTCGTGCGCTGGCCGGGATGCGGGAAGGAGCTTCGATTGGCGTTCGCGGCCCCTTCGGATCCTGCTGGCCCGTCGTCGAAAGTGCTGGCAAGGACGTCCTGCTGGTCGCGGGGGGCATCGGCCTGGCGCCCCTCCGCCCGGTAATCTACGACCTGCTCGATCGGCGGGACGACTTCGGGCAATTGACTCTGCTCTACGGAACGCGCAGCCCGGACAGCCTGCTGTACGCCGCCGAGTACCGCGAGTGGCAGGACAGGGGACTGAACGTCCGCGTGACGGTCGACCGCAGTGACACGAACTGGAAGGGGAACGTCGGCGTCGTCACTGTCCTGCTTGATCGGTTGCCCCTGCCGCGACCGGACGCGACGGTCGTGATGACCTGCGGTCCGGAAGTGATGATGTGGTACGCGATTCAGTCGGCCCTGCAGCGCGGCATTTCGCACGAGTCCATGTACGTCTCGCTGGAGCGGAACATGAACTGCGCGATCGGACTCTGTGGACACTGTCAATTGGGTCCTGAGTTCCTCTGCAAGGATGGCCCCGTCTTCCGTTACGACCGTGTCGCTTCCATTCTGAAGGTGGACGACCTGTGA
- the hypF gene encoding carbamoyltransferase HypF, whose amino-acid sequence MTETDLAANGAPVGATFRLEGLVQGIGVRPAIVRLASALALSGTVANNAVGVDIHVEGRPPDVSSFADRLLQSLPDAARVDAVHQAPSAITGAVGFHLLFAPGMDRPATPVPHDLAVCDACLAEVSDSADRREGYSFTSCTKCGPRYSIIRTMPYERRDTSMQPFALCERCSHEDVTPNDRRFHAQTSACGECGPQLRACDSQGNPQGDDADAIRAASKVIHSGGIVTLKGIGGYQLLCDATSGEAVRRLRNRKRRRSKPLPVMLEEQALVSPPPPELDAFNSPANPIVLVPDDCVPGLAPGVATGLDTVGIMRPTTPLHRQLLQQAQRPLVATSGNVEGEPLAYINAAAHQELSPVADLLLHHDREIVRPIDDSVVRIIAGREVTIRAGRGIAPLPLKLHCDGQLLAIGGHQKVALALSNGEQCVLGPHIGNLDTAPARQRFEEQTRQLMQLYGCRPERIVRDLHPDYFTTRWAAEQGTEQLAVQHHHAHVVAGMLEHGWLDRTVLGVAFDGTGYGTDGTIWGGEFLVATAGRFHRAASLRQFVLPGGEQAVRQPWRIAVALVADACGRDRAAQLFKAKIPEEQLQSTIDVAARGLGAQTSSMGRLFDGAAALILGLTDASFEGEPAMQLEAASDPEADGTYELTIDDSTTMLRIDWRPMIQQILRDREAGIPTGTMATRFHRAVATAVSGIAARFPQSPVVPSGGCFQNRVLSEMLAAMLEGHPQPVGWPGRIPPNDGGLAAGQLAIAAARLADANNSERPR is encoded by the coding sequence ATGACGGAAACCGACCTGGCAGCGAACGGCGCCCCCGTGGGCGCGACGTTCCGGCTGGAAGGGCTCGTCCAGGGAATCGGAGTACGGCCGGCCATCGTCCGTCTAGCTTCCGCGCTCGCGTTGAGCGGTACGGTGGCGAACAATGCAGTCGGTGTCGACATCCACGTCGAAGGGCGCCCCCCGGACGTTTCCAGCTTCGCCGACCGGTTGCTGCAGTCCCTTCCGGACGCCGCCCGCGTCGACGCAGTCCATCAGGCACCGTCTGCGATCACCGGTGCGGTCGGATTCCATCTCCTGTTCGCCCCCGGCATGGACCGGCCGGCCACCCCCGTTCCTCACGATCTGGCCGTCTGCGACGCGTGTCTGGCCGAAGTGTCCGATTCAGCCGACCGCCGCGAAGGGTACTCCTTCACGAGTTGTACGAAGTGCGGCCCCCGCTATTCGATCATCCGCACGATGCCCTACGAGCGCCGCGACACGAGCATGCAGCCGTTTGCTCTCTGTGAGCGCTGCTCGCACGAAGACGTGACGCCGAACGACCGTCGCTTTCACGCCCAGACCAGCGCCTGCGGTGAGTGCGGCCCGCAATTGCGGGCCTGCGACTCGCAAGGGAATCCGCAGGGAGATGATGCTGACGCGATCCGCGCTGCATCGAAAGTCATCCACAGCGGCGGCATCGTCACCCTGAAGGGGATCGGCGGATATCAGCTGCTGTGCGACGCGACGTCTGGTGAAGCGGTCCGTCGGCTCCGCAATCGCAAACGGCGGCGATCAAAACCACTCCCGGTCATGCTCGAAGAACAGGCACTGGTCTCGCCGCCCCCCCCGGAGCTGGACGCCTTCAACAGCCCGGCCAATCCGATCGTCCTCGTTCCCGATGACTGCGTACCCGGACTCGCTCCCGGCGTCGCGACAGGGCTCGACACCGTCGGCATCATGCGTCCCACGACACCGCTGCACCGGCAACTGCTGCAGCAGGCACAACGTCCCCTTGTCGCGACCAGCGGCAATGTGGAGGGAGAACCGCTCGCCTACATTAATGCAGCGGCCCACCAGGAACTGAGCCCCGTCGCCGATCTGCTTCTGCACCACGATCGCGAGATCGTACGACCGATCGACGACAGCGTGGTTCGTATCATTGCCGGCCGTGAGGTCACCATCCGCGCAGGTCGGGGCATCGCACCACTGCCACTCAAACTGCACTGTGACGGGCAACTCCTGGCCATCGGCGGACACCAGAAAGTGGCGCTCGCACTCAGCAACGGTGAGCAGTGCGTTCTGGGCCCTCACATTGGCAATCTCGACACCGCTCCCGCAAGACAGCGATTCGAAGAGCAGACCCGGCAGCTGATGCAGCTCTACGGCTGCCGGCCGGAGCGGATCGTCCGCGACCTGCATCCCGATTACTTTACCACCCGCTGGGCCGCAGAGCAGGGCACCGAGCAGCTCGCTGTTCAGCATCATCACGCCCATGTTGTCGCCGGAATGCTCGAACATGGCTGGCTCGACCGGACCGTGCTGGGCGTTGCGTTCGACGGCACGGGCTACGGGACCGACGGCACCATCTGGGGAGGAGAATTCCTCGTCGCGACTGCCGGCCGCTTCCACCGCGCCGCATCGCTGCGGCAATTCGTTCTCCCCGGTGGCGAACAGGCAGTCCGTCAGCCGTGGCGGATCGCGGTCGCTCTGGTTGCCGATGCGTGCGGTCGCGATCGAGCGGCGCAACTGTTCAAGGCAAAGATTCCAGAGGAACAGCTGCAGTCGACGATCGACGTTGCAGCCCGGGGCCTGGGCGCGCAAACGAGCAGCATGGGACGCCTGTTCGATGGAGCCGCTGCGCTGATCCTCGGCCTCACGGACGCGTCCTTCGAGGGGGAACCCGCGATGCAGCTCGAAGCGGCTTCCGATCCCGAGGCAGACGGCACTTACGAACTGACGATCGACGACTCCACAACGATGCTGCGGATCGACTGGCGGCCGATGATTCAGCAGATCCTGCGCGACCGGGAAGCCGGCATTCCGACAGGGACAATGGCAACGCGATTCCACAGGGCCGTCGCGACAGCGGTGTCCGGTATCGCGGCTCGATTCCCTCAGTCCCCGGTCGTTCCTTCAGGTGGCTGCTTTCAGAACCGAGTGCTCAGCGAGATGCTTGCCGCGATGCTCGAAGGTCATCCACAGCCGGTCGGCTGGCCGGGCCGGATTCCTCCCAACGACGGCGGCCTGGCAGCGGGTCAGCTGGCCATTGCCGCCGCGAGACTTGCTGACGCGAACAACAGCGAAAGGCCCCGGTGA
- the hypD gene encoding hydrogenase formation protein HypD, whose protein sequence is MKYVDEFRDSQAARKLVDDIRRTATRQWVLMEVCGGQTHSLLRHGIEEELRETIELIHGPGCPVCVTPAEDIDFAQHLASREEVLLASFGDMLRVPGSRESLLDVRARGGNIRIVYSPLDAVTLAQRHPDRQVVFFAVGFETTAPATALAVRQAERLGLDNFSLLVSHVRVQPAMEAIMLAPGNCVEGFLAAGHVCTITGYDSYEDFVQQFGVPVAVTGFEPIDLLEGIRDCVRQLESGQAAVTNCYTRSVRRHGNEHALAAVDSVYEIADVPWRGFGVIPSGGLRLQSAFERFDARQRFDDAPPADDLPILPDTECPAADVLAGLMRPTDCPQFGSRCTPDSPLGAPMVSSEGACAAYFRYRPLAAVNDSDPSASSRTGAS, encoded by the coding sequence GTGAAGTACGTGGACGAGTTCCGAGACTCACAGGCCGCCCGCAAGCTGGTGGACGACATCCGGCGCACCGCCACGCGGCAATGGGTGCTGATGGAAGTCTGCGGCGGGCAGACACACAGCCTGCTGCGCCACGGCATCGAGGAAGAACTGCGGGAAACCATCGAACTGATCCACGGTCCCGGCTGCCCGGTCTGTGTCACGCCGGCCGAAGACATCGACTTTGCACAGCATCTGGCCAGCCGGGAGGAAGTCCTGCTCGCCAGCTTTGGCGACATGCTGCGTGTTCCCGGCAGTCGCGAATCGCTGCTGGACGTCCGCGCCCGCGGAGGCAACATCCGCATCGTCTACTCACCACTCGATGCCGTTACGCTCGCTCAGCGACATCCCGACCGGCAGGTCGTCTTCTTCGCGGTCGGCTTCGAAACCACCGCCCCCGCCACTGCACTGGCGGTCCGGCAGGCGGAGCGGCTCGGCCTCGACAACTTCTCGCTGCTCGTCTCGCACGTCCGGGTACAGCCGGCGATGGAAGCCATCATGCTGGCCCCCGGCAACTGCGTCGAAGGGTTCCTCGCCGCCGGCCACGTCTGCACGATCACCGGATACGACTCCTACGAGGACTTCGTACAGCAGTTCGGTGTCCCGGTCGCCGTCACGGGCTTCGAGCCGATCGACCTGCTCGAGGGCATCCGGGACTGCGTGCGGCAACTTGAATCCGGGCAGGCCGCCGTTACGAACTGCTACACCCGCAGCGTTCGGCGACACGGCAACGAGCACGCACTCGCTGCCGTCGATTCTGTCTACGAGATTGCCGATGTCCCCTGGCGCGGGTTCGGCGTCATTCCATCCGGAGGCCTGCGGCTGCAGTCGGCATTCGAGCGATTTGATGCCCGTCAACGATTCGACGATGCGCCCCCCGCAGATGACCTGCCGATCCTCCCTGACACAGAATGTCCCGCAGCCGACGTTCTCGCCGGTCTGATGCGACCGACTGACTGCCCGCAGTTCGGATCGCGGTGCACGCCGGATTCCCCTCTCGGCGCCCCCATGGTCTCCTCGGAAGGAGCCTGCGCCGCGTACTTCCGCTACCGGCCCCTCGCAGCGGTCAATGACTCCGATCCTTCCGCTTCATCACGCACCGGGGCCTCATAA